In Scomber japonicus isolate fScoJap1 chromosome 7, fScoJap1.pri, whole genome shotgun sequence, one genomic interval encodes:
- the LOC128362240 gene encoding 5-hydroxytryptamine receptor 3A-like, whose product MKAATVTESIFICFLLLHGFVEALNCTSPSPESLFNALEKELFPKKLIRPVKSFSDPLNITISITVVGILGVDEKGQTLSIFIWQVLEWEIEGLSWDEEKCGTNRVSVPREKLWSPDVNIAEFMDEDTSPPTPYVYIFNDGIVFDDKPVRVVSSCRLGIYTFPFDIQNCSLTFGPYIHFDTDIRMIQGNTAADMLKESQDVIETNGEWQLIDIKVDPHTLVLPGANYSQIIYYVVLRRRPTLYVVNLLIPSCFLITVDLFSFLLPPQSVDRSSFKMTLILGYTVFLLIMNDLLPVTGETTPLINVFFSISLALMVASLLETVFITNIQFSSSQYGTLPNWLNILVLRYLAVIVCLPPKKKKSVNNFSHINSISVKQLHNISDDKPLEKPALDQQPVLDELKKLSRNLLSIRIQVDKHFQGSETSQEWYMVGIIVDRLLFGLYLVFIIISFVTILCIWTLSNYA is encoded by the exons ATGAAAGCGGCAACAGTCACTGAGTCCATCTTCATCTGTTTCTTGCTGCTTCACG GTTTTGTAGAAGCACTGAATTGCACCAGCCCGAGCCCTGAATCTTTGTTTAATGCATTAGAGAAGGAATTATTTCCCAAAAAGCTGATACGTCCTGTAAAAAGCTTTTCAGATCCACTTAACATAACCATCAGTATCACTGTGGTGGGAATTTTAGGAGTG GATGAAAAAGGCCAGACCCTGTCAATATTCATATGGCAAGTCCTG GAATGGGAAATAGAAGGGCTGAGCTGGGATGAGGAGAAATGTGGAACCAACAGAGTCTCTGTCCCTAGGGAAAAACTTTGGAGCCCAGATGTCAATATCGCAGAATT CATGGATGAGGACACATCTCCCCCAACTCCCTATGTTTACATATTCAACGATGGTATTGTTTTTGATGATAAGCCGGTCAGAGTGGTCAGTTCCTGCCGATTAGGAATCTACACATTCCCCTTCGATATCCAAAACTGCTCTCTGACATTTGGACCATATATTCACTTTG ATACGGACATAAGGATGATTCAAGGCAACACAGCTGCAGACATGCTGAAGGAGTCCCAAGACGTGATAGAGACCAATGGGGAGTGGCAGCTCATAGACATCAAAGTAGATCCACACACTCTGGTGTTACCAGGCGCAAACTACTCTCAGATCATTTACTAT GTTGTTTTAAGGCGTCGGCCAACCCTGTATGTGGTGAACCTCCTGATCCCCAGCTGCTTCCTTATCACAGTGGATCTCTTCAGCTTCCTGCTGCCTCCCCAAAGCGTGGACCGATCCTCCTTCAAGATGACCCTCATCCTGGGCTACACGGTCTTCCTGCTCATCATGAACGACCTGCTGCCTGTCACTGGGGAGACGACACCTCTCATCA ATGTTTTCTTCTCCATCAGCCTCGCTTTGATGGTGGCCAGCCTGTTGGAGACGGTGTTTATCACTAATATCCAGTTCAGCTCCAGTCAGTATGGCACGCTACCTAACTGGCTCAACATCCTTGTGCTGCGTTATCTAGCAGTCATAGTTTGTCTCCCTCCAAAGAAAAAGA aaTCAGTAAACAATTTCAGCCACATCAACAGCATCTCAGTGAAACAGCTTCACAACATCTCTGATGATAAACCTTTGGAAAAACCTGCTCTGGATCAACAGCCGGTCTTGGATGAACTGAAGAAGCTGAGCAGGAATCTCCTGTCCATCCGTATTCAAGTGGACAAACATTTCCAGGGGTCCGAAACCTCGCAGGAATGGTACATGGTCGGGATAATTGTTGACCGTCTGCTGTTCGGCCTGTACCTCGTCTTCATCATAATCAGCTTTGTTACCATCCTGTGTATCTGGACCTTGAGCAATTATGCATGA